The window CTCACATGAGTAAACACTCACACTTTCACCTTAAATATGTCTGTTTCTCTCAGAATAACTCCGACAACCCCAAGCTTCCCCTTATAACACCCAGCAACCAAAGTACTTTTTATTTTGGCCCACTCTTTGCTGTTATTGGCAAAACAATTTTTGGGAGGAATTAGATATGAAACGGATTTTGATTCTCTGCTTTGTCGCGGTTATCGCTTTTGCCAGTGCGGCCCATGCAAGCGTAGAAACCTATGATGGAACCAACCTTTATGGAACCTACTCTGGTGCTCTCACTTACACGAATGTCCTAACCGGCGTTGCAGAGCCTTCTCAAGATTTCCAAATCACCATTGGTAATGATGCCTCTTTGCAAAACCTTGAAGGCAACAATTATTATCTTTATGTTCCTGAATTAATCGCTGGTCCTTCTGATGACTGGCAGGTTGACTGGGAAGATTCCAACGATCGCTCCAACGCCTACATTGCACATATGGAGAATGACCATTTCTTGGGCTTCACGAATGCTAACCATCAGGCCTTCTCTGCCTCATTGCTTTTCGCAAAAGATTTCAGTTCTTTCTTTTTCACCAACGTTATCACGCAAGCCGACGCCTCGGGCATGTTGATCCGAGCCACTACCGGCAACATGAACGCCACCCCCATTCCGGGCGCAGCCCTGCTCCTCGGATCCGGCCTGCTTGGTCTGGTTGGCCTTCGCCGCAAGATGGAATCCTAGGAGACGCCTAGTCAAAGGGATCACCTCCCGCCTTTTGAGATGCACGAAAGCCCTCATGTATTATACATGGGGGCTTTTCTAATTCCGCTTATATAGTTTCAAGCTATCCTGTTATTTGTGACAAAGTGGGCTCTGCCTTTTCCGGAAGACTCCAACGCCATTGCAATACACTAAAACATTTGCAGAAGCAGCTTCTAAGGTTTGGGTGTCCATTTTCCTCAAACAACAAATGACCACCTTGAAGTCTCGAATCAGTCTGTTTCTTTCGGAAAACAAACCTACCTACGCAGGCAGTACTCCCAACCAATTGTAAACATGACGTTTTTCAGATTGGTCCACGCTTTGCAAATTGTTGAAAAACTATATTTGGGAGCCTTCCAACATGAAAAAGATCATTATTCTCTGCTTCGTTGCAGTTATCGCCTTTGCGAGTGCAGCACATGCAGCTTACGACAATTCTAATTTCTATGGGACCTACACCGGAACACTGGAGTTCGCGTCAGGCTCGCCGAGTTCTGAACTCACCATCACCATTGGTAACGATCCGCTTGGAACAGGGTTGGATGGCAACAACGTATACTTGTACGTCGCCCCTGAAGACGCCAGATGGGGCGGACAGTGGGAAAACGATGGCGCTATCAACTTTTACAACGGCAACCTCCAGCAGGACAACGTGTTGTTTGTTAGCAACAATAACTTCGCGACCTTTGACGCTACGTCTGCATGGCTTACCTTTGACTCGACTTTAGAAGGATTCATGCTCTCAGGCTATATTACAAATGGTATTGCCAACACATTTGAATCTTTTTCCGCAAAAATGAACGCCACCCCGATTCCGGGCGCAGCCCTGCTCCTCGGTTCCGGCCTGCTTGGTCTGGTTGGCCTCCGCCGTAAGATGGAATCCTAGGAGACGCCTTAGTCAAAGGGATCACCTCCCGCCTTTTGAGAAGCACGAAAGCCCTCATGCCTTATGCATGGGGGCTTTTTTATCGCGTTGACTATATATTCATATTTAGGCTATCTATTGTGCCTGCTCTGGCACAAAATGTTCGCTTTTTGTGCATCATATTCTATTCCCTTTTGCTTCCGTCCAGTTTTGCGCCTTCCATGGAGGAAGCATCATGCCGTTCATCCGCTTTTTCTGCTATTATCTGATCTACTGGATTATTTTCACTGCCGCTGCCGTCTCCATTCGCATCAACCCACCACAGGGGATGCCGGACACTGCCATTCCGGCTCTGGCCACCTTCATACTCATCCCGGTGTTTATGATCATGAGTTACATCCTGATCGTGGCACGACCTCACCCTCGTTTCGAATTAAGCAGGAAACAGCGGTGGATGCGATTTCTCGTGTACCAATGCAGTTACATTCTTTTCGTATGGCTCGCTGCCGTAATACTTGGAGTCGAAATACGAACGCAATACTCGTGGATTACCGGCTTATTGCCTGCTGTCCTGCTGCAACACATGATACGTGGAGTCAGGGTTATTACCCCGGTATTGAATCCCAAAACCGACGGCAAATGGCGCGGCTTCAAGTACGCGCTCTTGTATCAATTTATTGCAGTAGCAGCAGTTTTCACCATCACTATACTTTTCTTTCAAGAGAACACAGACAACGCTGTTTACGCAGGAATACCGGTCATAATACTCATCATGCTGAGTATACTGTACCGACTTACCGTCGCATCACCTCACTCCCGATTCAACTCATTGAGCAAAAGGGAAAAACTAATACGATTCATCTATCATGTGGGAGCTTACATAACCTTCTGTTTTATGATGCCTATCGGCCTCACTATGTTATGGCACTGGGAACTCCCGCAGCACTGTGATAGCGCCATTGTCCTCCTCATCTTCCTGAGCGCGATACACGGTAGCGACGGGAGTCCACACAAAGGGATTCCCTACTTTACCGGAAACAATCACGCTCCCATTATGAGCGAAGGCGCTATCAAGAGACGCCTTGCAGAAGTCAAACAGCAAGATGCGTAACCCGAACCTTCCACTCCTGTATCTCGTCCGTGCCGTACTCCATGGGCGAGATACTTTCTTGTCTGCTTATCATTTTTCTCTGGCGCCTTCACAAAAGACATATGATCATGTAGTCATTTGTATGAACAGGAACCATTCCTAAGCATTGGTGCACCAAAGCCCATGCCGGGATTGTCGAACATCAACACCCTGGAGTCTCACGTGTATTGTCTTTACGCCTTCAATGGCGAACTCATGTGCTTCGTCCATGTTCTGCTCAACGCCCTGGACATGAATGAAAAAGGAAAATCCCCGCTCATCGTCATCGAAGGCGCAGCCGTCAAACTGGTTGGGGAACTTGAAAAGGAAAGCTGCCCCTTCCATGCTCTCTATATGAAGACCAAGGAAGCCGGTCTCATTGACGGCGTGTGCAAGGCATGCTCCGCTAAAATGAAAGTCATGGAAGAGGTGCAGGCATCAGGCCTCCCCCTGCTGGACGACATGTCCGGCCATCCGTCCATGGCCGCATATGCAGACAAGGGGTATACGATCATCACCTTCTAGTCTGAACCATACGTATACAACGAGCCCCGAAGATAGAATAATCTTCGGGGCTTTGCTTATGGGCTGTTTTCCATATGCAAATCACCTGACCAACCAGTCGCAAGCAAGGCGAGGCGTACCTCCCGGACCACACCGCCAACACTATTGTCGCTGTTGAGTTTGCCCAACATCCCCAACAATTCCAGAGTCTAGCAATTCAGTTTTAACAAATTTGGCTTTTTCAGGGTTGTATAGTTTACTTTTTCCCGAATTTTTCTTAGTGAAAAGCCGTTTTTCGGGGAGAAAAACTGGAAAAGGCTACGGATTTCTGCACAAAGCTCTTGATCCTAATCGCTTTTCCGTATCGGGCGACTTGACGATGTCCGCGAGTGCGCCTGCTTATTTGCCCGCCTGAGACGACGGGAAGACATATCAAAACCATACAAGGTGACATAATGGCTCAACGTGAACAGTGGGGCTCCCGCGTCGGCTTCGTGCTGGCAGCGGTAGGTTCCGCAATTGGTTTGGGAAATATTTGGCGTTTCCCATACATGGCTTACGAGAACGGCGGCGGCGCCTTCCTCATCCCGTACATCTTCGCTCTGCTCACCGCAGGTATTCCTTTCATGATCATGGAATTCGGCCTCGGCCACAAATTCCGTGGTTCCGCACCCAAAGTTTTCCGTTCTCTCGGCTCCAAATGGGAATTTCTCGGCTGGATGCAGGTGCTGGTCGCCTTTGTCATCTCCGTTTATTACGTGGCAGTCATCGGCTGGACCATCAACTATACCGGCTTTGCGCTGAATCAGGCCTGGGGAGCTGACCCCAAAGGCTTCTTCTTCGGCGAATACCTCGGCCTGACGGGCTCCCCCATGGAACTGGGCGGCATCCGCTGGTCCATCCTCGGCGCCTGCACCCTGGCCTGGGGCGTAACCTGGCTTGCCATCACCTCCGGTGTTCGCAAAGGTATCGAGCGCGCATGTAAAGTGCTCATCCCTCTGCTGTTCGTCCTGGTGCTGGTCCTGATCTTCCGCGTGGTCAGCCTGCCCGGCGCCATGACCGGTCTGGACTTCCTGTTCAAGCCTGACTTCTCCAAGCTGGCCGACTTCTCCGTCTGGGCTGATGCTTACGGACAGATCTTCTTCTCCCTGTCCATCGGTTTCGCCATCATGCTGGCCTACTCCAGCTACCTGCCCAAAGAAGCAGATATCAACAATAACGCCGCCATGACCGTGTTCATCAACTGCGGCTTCTCCATGCTTGCCGGTGTCATGATCTTCGCCGTTCTCGGCCACATGGCTCACGAGACCAACCAGGCCGTGTCCGACGTTGCTGGTGCTGGTGTCGGCCTTGCCTTCATCACCATCCCGACGGCAATCAACACCATGCCCGCTCCGGTCTTCTTCGGCACCCTGTTCTTCCTGTGCCTGACCATGGCTGGCGTCAGCTCCCACATCTCCATCGTGGAAGCTGTCTCTTCTTCCTTCATTGATAAGTTCGGCATAGACCGCAAGAAGACCGCAAGCATCGTTTGCGGCCTCGGCTTCGCCCTGACCGTGATCTTCACCACTGGCGGCGGCCTGTTGATCCTCGACATCGTCGACCACTTCATCAACAACCTCTGCATCCTCAGCCTGGCGCTGGCAGAGATCATCCTGATGAGCTACGTCGTCGGCCTCGAAGATATTCGCAGCCACGCCAACGCCACCTCCGACTTCACTGTCGGCAACCTCTGGAACATCTGCCTCAAGGTCGTCACCGTGGGCGTGCTCGGCTACACCTTCATCATGAACGTGATCACCGACTCCGGCACCCCGTACGGCGGCTACGCCAACGCAGACCTGATCGCCCTCGGCTGGTCCCTCCTGCCCGTGGCCTTCATCCTGTCTCTGGTCCTGAAGCAGAAGCAAGCCGCTCCCGGCTTTAGCAACAACCGCTAGGAGATAACTATGTCTACAGCAGCTATCATCATGATGGTTATTGGCCTGGGCGTCACCTGGGGTGGTGCTACTTTCTGCATGCGTCTCGCCATGAAGAAACAGGACTAATTACACATCGTAATTGCTATAAAGAAAGGGCCGCTCGAAAGAGCGGTCCTTTTTTTATGTGATTTCAAACAGTTTGACAGCAACTACACTGACTAGACCAAGTAAGATTCGTGAATGCGAGTGACAAAACACGGCATCACGTGTATCTAACTGCTGATATTTTAAACAGTGAGCACTACACACAACTTGAAGCACTATTGGAGATCTCATGCGCAAACTCGCTGAAAGCAACATGGTAATGTTCTGGATAGCAGTATTTAGCCTGTTTATCAGTATTGGCTACAACGTATATTCATACATTGAAAAGCTGAACGCAGAAGAGTCCTATCAAGAGGACAAGGCCGAATGGCGGAATAAAACGGATTCATT of the Pseudodesulfovibrio sp. zrk46 genome contains:
- a CDS encoding cytoplasmic protein, whose protein sequence is MYCLYAFNGELMCFVHVLLNALDMNEKGKSPLIVIEGAAVKLVGELEKESCPFHALYMKTKEAGLIDGVCKACSAKMKVMEEVQASGLPLLDDMSGHPSMAAYADKGYTIITF
- a CDS encoding MetS family NSS transporter small subunit, which gives rise to MSTAAIIMMVIGLGVTWGGATFCMRLAMKKQD
- a CDS encoding sodium-dependent transporter gives rise to the protein MAQREQWGSRVGFVLAAVGSAIGLGNIWRFPYMAYENGGGAFLIPYIFALLTAGIPFMIMEFGLGHKFRGSAPKVFRSLGSKWEFLGWMQVLVAFVISVYYVAVIGWTINYTGFALNQAWGADPKGFFFGEYLGLTGSPMELGGIRWSILGACTLAWGVTWLAITSGVRKGIERACKVLIPLLFVLVLVLIFRVVSLPGAMTGLDFLFKPDFSKLADFSVWADAYGQIFFSLSIGFAIMLAYSSYLPKEADINNNAAMTVFINCGFSMLAGVMIFAVLGHMAHETNQAVSDVAGAGVGLAFITIPTAINTMPAPVFFGTLFFLCLTMAGVSSHISIVEAVSSSFIDKFGIDRKKTASIVCGLGFALTVIFTTGGGLLILDIVDHFINNLCILSLALAEIILMSYVVGLEDIRSHANATSDFTVGNLWNICLKVVTVGVLGYTFIMNVITDSGTPYGGYANADLIALGWSLLPVAFILSLVLKQKQAAPGFSNNR